The following are encoded together in the Macadamia integrifolia cultivar HAES 741 chromosome 10, SCU_Mint_v3, whole genome shotgun sequence genome:
- the LOC122090940 gene encoding AUGMIN subunit 1 has product MSDLVPGTDPPAAELKSGFDAARIAEVKAWLASQFDAAGKEVPEFEYTPRSVAHLHNIATISQAKSQAAGIVASDLRQKAAEYRSQAARIREILEHAGLAQESLPSNVISSAQVLANVANLLNIRDTEMSSFLVAMGDISLRKTGVEEKRAKVQKESRVLLDYTRKAIARLTYLKRTLAQLEDDVPACEEQMHHWKTNLKLMIKKEQQYFQQYSNYKAILNRVGYTPEISHGVLVEMAEHKKELEKKTKPILDTLRSYQDLPPDKTLAALAIEDKRRQYAAAEKYLEEVLHSALSTTE; this is encoded by the exons ATGAGCGATCTGGTACCAGGCACCGATCCACCCGCAGCGGAACTCAAGAGCGGTTTCGATGCTGCTCGAATCGCAGAAGTAAAAGCATGGCTCGCTTCTCAATTCGATGCGGCAGGCAAAGAGGTGCCTGAATTCGAATACACGCCTCGAAGTGTTGCTCATTTGCACAACATCGCCACTATCTCTCAGGCCAAGAGTCAGGCTGCTGGTATTGTTGCTTCCGATCTCCGCCAGAAGGCTGCGGAGTATCGTTCTCAAG CTGCAAGAATCAGAGAGATACTGGAGCATGCGGGTTTGGCGCAGGAAAGCTTACCCTCCAATGTCATTTCATCGGCACAGGTTCTGGCAAATGTGGCCAATCTGTTGAATATAAGAGATACTGAGATGAGTAG TTTTCTAGTTGCAATGGGGGATATCTCTTTGAGGAAGACGGGAGTGGAGGAGAAGAGGGCTAAAGTGCAGAAGGAGTCCAGAGTGCTTCTTGACTATACCCGGAAGGCAATTGCGAGGCTTACATACTTGAAAAG GACCCTTGCACAGTTGGAAGACGATGTACCTGCTTGTGAGGAACAAATGCATCACTGGAAGACAAATTTGAAACTCATGATCAAGAAAGAGCAACAATATTTCCAGCAATATTCTAATTACAAG GCAATATTGAATCGCGTGGGCTACACTCCAGAGATTAGCCATGGTGTTCTGGTTGAAATGGCTGAACACAAGAAGGAGTTGGAGAAAAAAACTAAGCCAATCTTGGATACATTAAGAAGCTACCAAGATTTGCCTCCT GATAAAACTCTCGCTGCTCTAGCTATTGAGGACAAAAGAAGGCAATATGCTGCTGCAGAGAAGTATCTTGAGGAAGTGTTGCATTCAGCTCTTTCCACTACAGAATAA